The genomic segment aaattttgcacgaagtattttgttaagatatccaacaactgtgcctagtatggtttatatcggttcataaactgatatagctgccatttaaaccgatctggggaattgacttcttgaggcaattttttggctgaaattttgcatgacgtattttattatgtctttcaacaactgtgccaaatagggttcaaatcggtcaataacctgatatagctgacatataaaccaatttgggatcttgacttcttgagcctctacaggtcgcaattattatccgatttgcctgaaattgtacgacggatcctctcatgaccatcaacatacgtgtttattatggtctgaatcggtctatagcctgatacagctcccatataaatcgatctctctgttttacttcttgagcccccaaagggcgcaactcttattcgaattggctgacattttacacaggtctccaacatataatttgattgtggtccgaacgggaccatatcttgatatcgctcttatagcagagcaaatcttttcttgtatcctttttttgtctaagaagagatgccgggaaaagaaatcaacaaatgcgatccatggtggaggatatataagattcggcccggccgaacttagcacgcttttagttgttatatataagagtaTCAAAATGTCTAACAAATCTCTTGTAAGGATCAATGAAATCTCTATGCAACACAAATAATAATGCCTTTATAAAAGCACATGCAAGGTTAAAGCAATGTAAGTTGTTCCATGGTAAATGCGTgtcaaatagcaaaaaaaaagtgcTGACGATTTAAGACTCCTATACCCTAAAAATAATAAGAGCATGCTGCTGTACATGTATGTCTAATGCGTACATCAAATGCAGATAAGGAAACTGGTAGAAGCATTGCACCAATACCAcaatgcaatcccatggcagccggtagtacgtaccggattgacccgatggagttcttcaacGGCAAGGGCCGCCGCTTCGGTGTataaaactgctacaacaacaacaacaaccactatCGCCACCTACCTTAATGTAATCACATAGGCCATCGCCTTTTATTTGGCCATCAGCTTCAGTATAGAGTTTCAGTTTGAACTTCTGTGTCTGGGGATCACGCATAATCATACCACACTTGCCCATGACCTCGGCAAATTCATCTAAGGTTATGTCCAAAGGCAAATTGGAGACATACACCTTGGTATTGTGTTCCGGATCAATGTCGAACCATTCTAGAGATGAACGAAAGAAAAATCACATAAAATATTGGAAATGGATAATCGGAAGACACAAAACCATTCTTACTGGGTGGTTCTTGAGGCGCCTTCCGTTTAACAGGTCCTGCTGCACTTTTGGCTGCCTCTTCGCTATTCCTCTTTGCTTCTTCCGTCATTCTTTGCAGTTCTTTTTCCCTCAGCTCGGCAGCTTTTTGCTCCAGCTGCCTCTTTTCGTTTTCTGCCTCGCTGGTGTTGTCTATGAATCCATAACTCATTTGATAACGAGCCATGAAGTCATCATCGATTTTGGGAAACCAGGCATTTTTCTCCACATCCCAAAAGAAGACTGTGCCATCTTTGTCAGTGTAAATGCGTTGGCCATCTTCATCAATATCATAGACATTATCTGAAGATGGGGCCTGATCGGAGGCAGAAAGTGCCGCCTGCTTAGGTAACCATTCCTGCTTTTGGGCATCCCATTTGTAATGTTCAGTTTCGGTGACCTGTGCTTGTGCTTGTTTTGGAATCCATTTTTGTGTTTCCTGACACCATTTGTAATGCTCATTCTCATAGGGATTGGATGATGAAGATGCTGCAGACGACGCCGAAGACTGCGTCTGTGCGACCATTGGTGTCCAGTTATTGGCTATTGTGCACCACTTGTATTGGTACTTTGTGGCAGGGTCGGTATAAATGGCACTGCCATCTTCAGTGTAGGTGACATTTTCGTCATGTTTGCTCGCGGAGGGAGAGGAGGAAGATTTAGGCGGTATGGATGATTGTTTTTCTCTAAAACTTGCTTCTGTGTGTGTCATTGAAGGCTCATCGGATTTTTCTTGTGAGAAAGTTTCCTCTTTATTGTTACTAATTGCTTGTGAGCTTTTATGGGGGTTTGGTACTTGTTCTTCCTCTTTTTGGCAGGATATTGACGAAACTTCCTCCGTAAGAGGTTTCCTGTCGCATTTAACTTCACTTTCATCAGAAGAAGTTTTACCGCCAATGGATGAGGTGGGGAGGCTGTCAACATTAACACTCTTTGCGTGTGTTAATCTGTCATCATCAGCACCAAGCGACGAAGCTTCCCCCTTCGACACTCCGTCAATGTTCTCAGTACTTGGAATCCCAGTGCCAGAGTGGCCTTTATCGGCATTAGTTTCGGCACTGATTTTCTTTGTGATACTTGTTTGGCCTGTTTGTTTAGTGTCCGGGTTTTCTATCACAGCATTTACTTCATCATTTGCCGCCTTTGTTAGTGGCTCTTGGCAGGTATTTACTCCCACCACTTTCATTGTGTGACCAGTTTCcaaattatcttttgtttgagaACTGTCTCTTTCATTGTTTGCCTCATCCTTGATTGTTTCCTGTTTGTCGATGTCAGTTGACTCATCTGTTGGACATTCACTCATATCGTGGTGGTTGCTTCAGCTAAAAAGAAAGATGGAGTGCAGTCTATTATTAAAGTTCTCAATAGAAAATAATGGGAAGCAGTCTGCAAGAACATGAAGTGGGATGGGCTTTCACTGAGGATCggtagatataaaattttgagaaaatcccAAAACTTTCAAAGTGTAAGCGGGGTTCAAACCTCAGCGAGAATTCCAAAATACTTTTAGAGGTAATAATCCCCCAATCTCGGCcacaatttcaacaaataaaaattaaaactcgtatatccccgaaaacagtggagatattgtaggcCTTTTGCACTATCGAGCAaagaaagaattttgaaaatcttaCCCCAAATAAAGCTTTGGCagtccgaacaatttttcgaaataccgaggtggccaactttaggggcctacaAAAAGGCGCCCGGCAacatagggccttgaaattttgcacacgatcttgcTAACGCGACAGCTCtaatcatttcaaatttcaaagagatatctctacctgttctcacacggcatattttttactagtttttttcgattttctcccactgtgcggtaGTAATTTTAGCCTTGTAAAAAGATTATGGAGAGTATACATTCAGtgatgattataaacatccactgagacacacatttacaaatgtattttatttttataccctccacctaatttcgtcattccgtttgtaacacttcgaaatatgcgtctaagaccccataaagcatatctattcttgatcgtcatgacattctatgtcgatctaaccatgtccgtctgtctgtccgtccgtccgcctgtcgaaagcacgaaggagtgaagctaggcgcttgaaattttgcacaaatacttctaatcagtgtgagtcggttgggattgtaaatgggacaaatccgtccatgttttgatatagctgccatataaaccgatcttgggtcttgacctcttgagcttctagaggacgctattctcgtccgatttggctgaaattttgcacgtggtgttttgcactgccaacagctgtgccaggtatggtctaaatcggttgataatctgatatagctgccatatatatgagccattagaggacgcatttctcatccgaattggctgcaatttggcataaagtgttttgctataacttccaacaattatactaagtatggtttagatcggaccataacctaatatagctgccatatataccgatcttgggtcttgacttcttgagccattaaaggacgcatttctcatccgaattggctgcaatttggcataaagagttttgctataacttccaacaattatactaagtatggtttagatcggtccataacctgatttagctgccatatataccgatcatggatcttgagttcttgaaccaatagagggcgcaattcttatctgatttgactgaaattttgcacgttgtgtttcggaatcacttccaataactgtgttaagtatggttcaaatcggttcataaactgatatagctgtcatataaaccgatctgggatcttgacttcttaagcctctagggggcgcaattcttgtccgattttgctgcaattgcGTTGTACAGCTTCTcttatcgatctatagcctcatacagctcccacataaaccgatctcccgattatgtttcttgagcccctacaaagcgcaattcataatcgaatggactaaaatataatccaatgacttctactaaagCAATGTTGCCATCATCAATTTCACTTCTAAATGATTCCGAAACTTCAACTAATGCACTAACGCAACTATGATGGGCACGAAACCCGGATtttatatcggacaataaagatTCATGATGGAGATATTCGGACATAAgtttatgcaaaatcttctcGAAAACTTTCGAGAGATAACATAATACAGAAATCAGACGGAaatcattattcgatttagggATTGGGATAATCTTTGATCTTTTCCAAATCCCCGGATATGCACTGGTGATTAGAATTGAATTAAAGAGatgagtaaaataaggtagAAGGTAAGGAACTAATATTCTAATGAAGCTTGGGTCAATGTGGGTCAAGACCAATAGCATTTGACTTCACTAATCTAagacaatgtaaaacttcttcgTGCGATACACATCTAATCTCGAAACACCAATCAACATTTGTGCTTTCCGGAAGCCTATTTGTGTCTTGGAAAAAAGTCGAGTCTATATCTAAGGTCGGAaaagtttcattcaattcatttatatcaCCATGGTAATTAGAAATTGCCTTGGATTTTCCAATCCCGATATGGTTTATAACCCTCCACTTGCTTTTCgaataatatttggatgaaTAATATCCCAATTTTGCATCACTAATGAGTGCATTAACTTTATTTCTTGCCGTGCGGAATTCCTCATGAAGTTCAGACGTTTTAAAACGTGGAGTAGGCTAGGTCCCTGTAACGAATAAAATTTCTAATAGTGGAATTAAACCAAGGCTTAGTATCCGAGTTCTTCATCTTAGTCCGAATGGGGACTGTTGCATCACAGATAAGTCCAATGTTATCTTGAAGAAAGCTACATTTCTCATCGACAGATATAAAATCATATATCCCATTGCAATAGACTTCCTGAAAACTTTCACCTAAGGCAGaatagtaaatatttttgaagtcGCGGTGCAAAATCTTCTCCACTGTCTCTGACACAGTGAAATTGTAAGCCAGATAAATCAAATCATGTCTTGAGAAATAAGGGGCATATATTTGGTCATAGAGCGAAATATTAGAAGTATTATTCACAAAGAACAAGTATTATTCACAAAGAACATATCCAAAATTAATAGTTGACGAAAAATGAGTGGGGTTTCTAGAATTGGTAGAGGAGAAACCCTACCATGTTGGTGAAAATCTCTGAAAACAGTTATTTACCAAAAGTGGCATATAAACGAATTTGTTTAACTGTCGAAGTTCGCTTATTGTCCAAAAAAGTTGTGCAACTAAGTGTAGTTTGGGTTTTCCTctaaaaaaaagtgtttaaaaaACTTCGAATGCATGAGAACTTCAACAGGATTCCCCATCATGCTACCCTaatctacaaaaaaaatctaaagtaaaataaaccactctctctcgctctctgtgCCTTCATTGAAGACGGTTACCATCAGCAATATATGATGCAAACCTCTTCCGTCAATCCTCGTACAATATTCTTAACAAGCCCAATAGTTCATCGTTGCCATCAACTTTCTTGTACTTACGTACTGATTACATTTGTATACGTAAAAGAAATTTCGGTTTCTCCGCTGCTCTTCTCCCTTCCGTGGAAGTTGAACGACCTCCTTTTGCTTCCGTTGCAATAGCCCCTGCCTCTTCTTTAAATTGTAGTATAATTTCCTGATATGTTGATTTATAATTTGTAGAATggttaaatatttaacaattttgcttcttgtgctCTCTCGTCCAACCTGTCAAATGTCATggggatacgaagggactccaACCAAAAATCCTCAGACAATAACCAGGTCTGAAACTTGTAGGAGTTGATGGAGAGAGAAAAAAGGTTATTGAACTAAGGTGTACATTTTCCCTACGAATCAATCGATAACTGAATGTATTCCAAAACGGAAACACCATCCCATAACACTACTCCACTCCATTCTTAGGTGGAGTTCTTTTAAGTGTGCCTTTAAGAAGACGACGGCGACGGTGACGACGACAATATGCCAGCTGGGCAAACACgataaaacaacaaatttagCATTTTGGCCAAGAATAATAGTTCTGTAGCTGGGACAGAAAATAGAAACACCAAACAACAAGTTAAATGACCTCTTTTACCGGTCAACAGCAAGAAAGTGAGATTCGTGTGAATACATGGATTCATTTAAAAGAATACGAATGTTAACGCATGTCTATTGAATGACAACCGTCCCGGGAAAGAACGTTTAACTAAAACTTGTTTGAAAATAAAGTAATTTCAtggagattccattgcaggatattttccggttttttgaccatttcgttcaatgctttctattcgaagaagagtataacaaaaaacatttaaaagtcagtgaaaagtgtgttgttgctagaagcatttgattgGTTTCCTGTATGgtgcgatttcattttcgaccaagaaaaatcatcagcaggatcATATCAAAATGGATCATGATGTtctacaaccattccaactagagtaagatgtaaagcacacatctgaatttgaacagggctctttaagacgacttgattcataagggcaatagaaaacaaatcaaatcttacttcccttattcaaaaccaacttatccaacgatgCTAATAGCAATAAACACAAaacatgatccatttgacatctcctgctgatgatttttcttggtcgaaaatgaaatcgcgcgATACTGGAAACCAATCAAATGCTGTTAGCAACAACACatattttgctgactttta from the Stomoxys calcitrans chromosome 1, idStoCalc2.1, whole genome shotgun sequence genome contains:
- the LOC106089952 gene encoding HIV Tat-specific factor 1, encoding MSECPTDESTDIDKQETIKDEANNERDSSQTKDNLETGHTMKVVGVNTCQEPLTKAANDEVNAVIENPDTKQTGQTSITKKISAETNADKGHSGTGIPSTENIDGVSKGEASSLGADDDRLTHAKSVNVDSLPTSSIGGKTSSDESEVKCDRKPLTEEVSSISCQKEEEQVPNPHKSSQAISNNKEETFSQEKSDEPSMTHTEASFREKQSSIPPKSSSSPSASKHDENVTYTEDGSAIYTDPATKYQYKWCTIANNWTPMVAQTQSSASSAASSSSNPYENEHYKWCQETQKWIPKQAQAQVTETEHYKWDAQKQEWLPKQAALSASDQAPSSDNVYDIDEDGQRIYTDKDGTVFFWDVEKNAWFPKIDDDFMARYQMSYGFIDNTSEAENEKRQLEQKAAELREKELQRMTEEAKRNSEEAAKSAAGPVKRKAPQEPPKWFDIDPEHNTKVYVSNLPLDITLDEFAEVMGKCGMIMRDPQTQKFKLKLYTEADGQIKGDGLCDYIKVESVNLALKILDEYVLRGHKIRVQPAKFQMRGEYNPALKPKRKKKDKEKLAKIKEKLFDWRPEKMRGERSKNEKTVIIKNLFHPELFEKEVQLILDYQNDLREECSKCGTVRKVVIYDRHSEGIAQINMSSPEEADLVIQMMQGRFFGKRQLKAEHWDGKTKYKIEETEEEIKKRLNKWDSYLETDKSDTKEPNSEDSANAPRDKDNIPEKTGIEEPNPEDSANVRRDEDTKIKKSDIKEPILEDSANGPRHEDTKIEESDIKESNPEDSAIGPRDDDTKIDNSLNPAEEIAENTVP